Proteins from a genomic interval of Lacticaseibacillus pabuli:
- a CDS encoding glucose PTS transporter subunit IIA yields MADKYQTIGDAIFAHVGGPGNIAKLIHCMTRVRMTIRDESQVDVEGLKEIPGVLGVAEEDTLQVILGPGVVNKVAQAMVDEVGVGLGEPFPDTAAESYAAGKRAVEAKAAQVHAGHKAGLKKTWWRTALQHISAIFIPLIPAFVGAGLISGIAGILGNMQTAGDLGSNWTTIITTLKVINSGLFAYLNIYVGINAAKEFKATPGLGGIIGGLILLPGVIPPVTLPNIFTHQPLVAGSGGIIGVLFAVWVLSYVERFLHKHIPDAVDIIFVPFLTLLVMGVFTIFLVMPTAGWVSNSLVGSINWVLHVGGAFAGFILGLFFLPMVMLGLHQILTPIHLEMIKQLGNTPLLPILAMAGAGQVGAAIALWIRCRKNKQLTGMIKGALPVGILGVGEPLIYGVSLPLGRPFITACVGGGIGGAVIGAIGGIGATSIGPSGVALIPLIANGKWLGYVFGLLAAYAGGFVATYFFGVPKDAMTARAADGTLLAETTATVPAEAPEAVNVDDIMNAAPVAGAKTPLVAPVRGTLVQIADVHDNVFAKKMLGDGFAIKPTMETVAAPADGTIISVTDTKHAFTLKADTGLEIMVHMGLDTVELGGKPFSFDVQAGKHVVAGQQVALMDLKQIAAAGKDDTVITVVTDMDDVAGLTHFTDAPVELGDKVLTVTNH; encoded by the coding sequence ATGGCGGATAAGTATCAAACCATTGGTGACGCCATTTTTGCCCACGTCGGCGGACCAGGCAATATTGCCAAACTGATTCACTGTATGACCCGTGTGCGGATGACCATTCGCGATGAGAGTCAGGTTGATGTCGAGGGTCTCAAAGAAATTCCCGGTGTCCTCGGTGTTGCCGAAGAAGATACTTTGCAGGTTATTTTGGGTCCTGGTGTTGTGAACAAGGTTGCCCAAGCGATGGTTGACGAGGTCGGTGTTGGTCTCGGCGAACCGTTTCCTGATACTGCCGCTGAATCGTATGCGGCTGGTAAGCGTGCAGTCGAGGCTAAGGCGGCCCAGGTTCATGCGGGGCACAAAGCGGGTTTGAAGAAGACTTGGTGGCGTACGGCCTTACAACACATCAGCGCCATCTTTATTCCGCTGATTCCAGCGTTCGTTGGTGCGGGGCTAATTTCCGGTATTGCCGGAATTTTGGGCAACATGCAAACGGCGGGTGACTTGGGTTCGAACTGGACCACGATTATCACAACGCTGAAAGTCATTAACAGTGGTCTGTTTGCTTACCTGAATATCTACGTCGGGATTAATGCGGCGAAGGAATTTAAAGCGACACCAGGTTTAGGCGGGATTATTGGTGGTTTGATTTTGCTGCCAGGCGTAATTCCACCGGTGACGCTGCCGAACATTTTCACGCACCAACCGTTAGTGGCGGGTTCCGGCGGGATTATCGGGGTTTTGTTCGCCGTTTGGGTTTTGTCCTACGTTGAACGATTCCTGCACAAGCACATCCCGGATGCCGTGGATATTATCTTCGTGCCATTCCTAACGTTGCTGGTGATGGGTGTTTTCACCATTTTTCTTGTGATGCCGACTGCTGGCTGGGTGTCTAATTCATTAGTTGGCTCGATTAACTGGGTCCTGCACGTTGGCGGGGCGTTTGCTGGCTTCATCTTGGGGTTATTCTTCCTGCCAATGGTCATGTTGGGGCTGCACCAAATTCTCACCCCAATTCACCTAGAAATGATTAAGCAACTGGGCAACACGCCATTGTTACCAATTTTGGCGATGGCTGGCGCCGGTCAGGTCGGGGCTGCGATTGCCCTGTGGATTCGGTGCCGCAAGAACAAACAGCTTACGGGTATGATTAAAGGGGCACTGCCCGTCGGAATCTTGGGTGTTGGCGAACCACTGATTTACGGGGTTTCCTTGCCACTCGGCCGGCCGTTTATCACTGCTTGTGTTGGTGGTGGTATCGGTGGTGCTGTGATTGGTGCAATTGGCGGCATTGGGGCGACCTCCATTGGGCCGTCAGGTGTGGCGCTCATTCCGTTGATTGCAAACGGCAAGTGGCTGGGCTATGTGTTTGGCTTGCTTGCTGCATACGCTGGCGGGTTTGTGGCCACCTACTTCTTCGGTGTGCCAAAGGATGCGATGACGGCACGTGCCGCTGATGGGACTTTGTTGGCTGAAACGACCGCGACGGTGCCTGCAGAAGCTCCCGAAGCCGTGAACGTTGACGATATCATGAATGCGGCGCCTGTTGCGGGTGCAAAGACGCCACTCGTTGCACCAGTGCGGGGCACCTTGGTGCAGATTGCAGACGTGCACGATAATGTGTTTGCCAAGAAGATGTTGGGCGACGGGTTTGCCATTAAACCAACGATGGAGACTGTCGCCGCACCAGCGGACGGGACCATTATCAGCGTGACGGATACGAAACATGCCTTCACGTTGAAAGCAGATACTGGCTTGGAAATCATGGTGCACATGGGTCTGGATACCGTCGAGTTGGGCGGCAAACCATTTAGTTTCGACGTCCAGGCCGGCAAACACGTTGTTGCTGGTCAGCAGGTTGCCTTGATGGATCTCAAACAGATTGCTGCCGCCGGTAAGGATGACACGGTGATTACCGTCGTGACGGATATGGATGATGTGGCCGGATTGACTCACTTTACTGATGCGCCAGTTGAACTTGGCGACAAGGTCCTGACTGTGACGAACCATTAA
- the murQ gene encoding N-acetylmuramic acid 6-phosphate etherase has product MDLSTLTTEARNAKTTHLDRMSIHEFAITMNAEDQTVATSVSKALPAIERAIAAIAGSFKKGGRLFYIGAGTSGRLGVLDAAECVPTFGTDPEMVQGLIAGGLRAMTDAVEGAEDDLNLAAKDLGGHDLTARDTVVGIAASGRTPYVIGGLDYADAVGAGTISLACNAHAKISEHAGIAIEVPVGPEILTGSTRLKAGTAQKLVLNMLSTGAMIQIGKAYSNLMVDLQPTNEKLVERSKRIIAEATDCDAVTANKAYLAADKNVKLAIVMILTGLDKSTAAIKLRTANGKISDTVG; this is encoded by the coding sequence TTGGATTTATCAACGTTAACAACTGAAGCGCGCAACGCAAAAACGACTCACCTCGATCGGATGAGCATTCACGAATTTGCTATCACCATGAATGCCGAGGATCAAACGGTTGCGACGAGTGTCAGCAAAGCGTTGCCAGCGATTGAACGTGCCATTGCGGCGATAGCCGGCAGTTTTAAAAAAGGTGGCCGGTTGTTTTACATCGGTGCTGGTACGTCAGGACGACTGGGCGTTTTGGACGCGGCCGAATGCGTGCCGACGTTCGGGACTGACCCTGAAATGGTTCAGGGGCTGATTGCCGGTGGATTGCGCGCCATGACCGACGCAGTCGAAGGCGCGGAAGACGATTTGAACTTGGCAGCAAAAGACCTGGGGGGTCATGATTTGACTGCAAGGGACACGGTCGTAGGAATTGCCGCATCTGGACGAACTCCTTATGTTATTGGTGGATTAGATTACGCGGATGCCGTCGGGGCTGGTACAATTAGTTTGGCATGTAATGCACACGCGAAGATTTCCGAACACGCAGGTATCGCGATTGAGGTGCCGGTTGGACCTGAGATTTTGACGGGGTCAACGCGGCTCAAAGCAGGAACGGCCCAGAAATTAGTGCTTAACATGTTATCAACAGGTGCGATGATTCAAATTGGCAAGGCTTACAGTAATCTGATGGTTGATCTGCAACCAACGAACGAAAAGTTGGTTGAACGCAGTAAACGCATTATCGCTGAAGCAACGGATTGCGATGCTGTGACCGCAAACAAGGCTTACTTGGCAGCGGACAAGAACGTCAAATTAGCTATTGTCATGATATTGACCGGGCTGGACAAGAGCACGGCTGCGATTAAATTGCGGACGGCTAACGGTAAAATCTCCGATACAGTCGGGTGA